The following proteins are encoded in a genomic region of bacterium:
- a CDS encoding DMT family transporter yields the protein MEFSSQATGLMFAAVALVGWTVLSFFVRVSIQGAPLVKSTALLSTTNLILLTPITLYFVPISSFWPMRLETIGLIAATGFIMVACSRLTYYFAIRRIGPSRTLPVATSTPVITAYMAAFALGEPVTIPMLVGLALLILGVTVMVQADPAHAGAGPSFSARERFWGYVAAGATTLIWSLSSIMLKFIVKEVHPLAGATLVVWAGVPCLWILSLFDRGPDASKPIPWDRWRWFALASISQSIAVPAYTAGLLLAYAVHVSSVTALQPILALLIASVFLSHVENITRPMVLGACTTVAGTLIVLLS from the coding sequence ATGGAGTTCAGCTCTCAGGCCACGGGGCTCATGTTCGCGGCGGTTGCCCTTGTGGGCTGGACGGTTCTCTCTTTCTTCGTGCGGGTCAGCATCCAGGGCGCGCCGCTCGTCAAAAGCACGGCGCTGCTCTCGACGACGAACCTCATTCTTTTGACCCCGATCACTTTGTATTTTGTCCCGATCTCTTCTTTCTGGCCCATGCGCCTGGAGACGATCGGCCTGATTGCCGCCACCGGCTTCATCATGGTGGCGTGCTCGCGGCTGACCTACTATTTCGCCATCCGCCGGATCGGGCCGAGCCGCACCTTGCCCGTGGCGACGAGCACCCCGGTCATCACCGCGTACATGGCGGCATTCGCCCTGGGGGAGCCGGTGACCATTCCCATGCTGGTGGGCTTGGCACTGCTGATCCTGGGGGTGACGGTCATGGTCCAGGCGGACCCGGCCCATGCGGGAGCGGGCCCTTCCTTCTCGGCCCGGGAACGCTTCTGGGGATATGTCGCGGCGGGCGCCACCACCCTGATCTGGAGCCTGTCCTCGATCATGCTCAAGTTCATCGTGAAGGAAGTGCATCCTCTCGCGGGCGCCACACTGGTTGTCTGGGCGGGTGTCCCCTGCCTGTGGATTCTCTCGCTGTTCGATCGGGGACCGGACGCCTCGAAGCCGATTCCCTGGGATCGGTGGCGGTGGTTCGCCCTGGCCTCGATCAGCCAGTCCATCGCCGTGCCGGCCTACACCGCGGGCCTTCTGCTCGCCTACGCGGTCCATGTCAGTTCCGTCACCGCCCTCCAGCCGATTCTCGCGCTCCTCATCGCGAGCGTGTTTCTTTCGCACGTGGAGAACATCACCCGGCCGATGGTCCTGGGCGCGTGTACGACAGTGGCGGGAACACTGATCGTACTTCTCTCCTAG
- the dinB gene encoding DNA polymerase IV codes for MDSERGSPRRGKEAAPRRTIVHVDMDAFFVAVERMNNPSLRGRPVIVGGSTGSRGVVSAASYEARSSGVHSAMPMTTARRLCPDAVYLPARHHRYTEVSGQVMEILRGFSPVLQAVSVDEAYLDLTGTERLFGPPLAAAQQMRDALMGEVGCSASIGIASNRMMSKIASELAKPAGIFQVIPGMESALLAPLSVEKIPGVGKVTAGRLRTLGVGKVRDLARFPLAMLEAHFKSAGPDLYRKARGEDAAELIMESAPKSLGKEPTFPADQSDPVFLEGIISRLADQATSRLRKRKMESRGVTLKIRYADFSTFTRAAPLDPPTDLARPVTETALRLLRRELGPKHRPAVRLLGVYLTGLSEKNLQPLLIEEKDRAREERLTAGLDAVRDRFGESALIAGRAIENLQVQMRKKE; via the coding sequence ATGGACAGCGAGAGGGGAAGCCCCCGCCGCGGAAAAGAAGCCGCGCCCCGGCGCACGATCGTCCATGTGGACATGGACGCCTTTTTCGTCGCGGTCGAGCGCATGAACAACCCCTCGCTCCGCGGAAGGCCGGTCATCGTGGGCGGGAGCACCGGCAGCCGCGGCGTCGTTTCCGCCGCCTCCTATGAGGCGCGAAGCTCCGGCGTTCACTCTGCCATGCCGATGACCACCGCTCGCCGCCTTTGCCCGGACGCCGTCTATCTCCCCGCCCGGCATCACCGGTACACGGAAGTCTCCGGGCAGGTCATGGAAATTCTCCGCGGCTTCTCCCCCGTTCTTCAGGCCGTCTCGGTGGACGAGGCCTATCTCGATCTCACGGGCACCGAACGTCTTTTCGGCCCGCCCCTCGCGGCAGCCCAGCAGATGCGCGATGCCCTCATGGGCGAGGTGGGCTGTTCCGCCTCCATCGGAATCGCGTCCAACCGGATGATGTCAAAAATCGCCTCCGAACTCGCCAAGCCCGCCGGTATCTTCCAGGTCATTCCGGGTATGGAATCCGCCCTGCTGGCGCCGCTGTCGGTCGAGAAAATTCCCGGCGTCGGGAAAGTGACAGCCGGGCGGCTCCGCACGCTCGGCGTAGGGAAGGTGCGCGATCTGGCCCGATTCCCGCTCGCCATGCTCGAAGCGCATTTCAAGAGCGCGGGGCCGGATCTCTACCGCAAGGCCCGCGGCGAGGACGCCGCCGAGCTGATCATGGAGAGCGCCCCGAAAAGCTTGGGCAAGGAACCCACCTTCCCCGCCGATCAGAGCGATCCCGTCTTCCTCGAAGGAATCATCAGCCGCCTCGCGGATCAAGCCACCTCGCGCCTCCGCAAGCGAAAAATGGAATCGCGGGGAGTGACCCTGAAAATCCGGTATGCCGATTTTTCGACTTTTACGCGGGCGGCCCCGCTCGATCCGCCCACGGACCTCGCCCGTCCGGTCACCGAAACCGCCTTGCGCCTCCTGCGCCGCGAGCTGGGCCCGAAGCACCGGCCGGCGGTGCGCCTTCTCGGGGTTTATCTCACAGGCCTCTCGGAGAAAAACCTGCAGCCCCTGCTCATCGAGGAAAAAGATCGCGCGCGCGAAGAACGCCTCACGGCAGGGCTGGACGCCGTCCGGGATCGCTTCGGCGAAAGCGCGCTGATTGCGGGGCGGGCGATCGAAAACCTTCAGGTGCAAATGAGAAAAAAGGAATAA